A portion of the Cryptomeria japonica chromosome 5, Sugi_1.0, whole genome shotgun sequence genome contains these proteins:
- the LOC131054712 gene encoding potassium channel KAT3 isoform X1, protein MNELVLYLEKTRLRHTWGITDCTIFLANDFKLAEEIIEMIPTTHCINFGCDCQFYTEKEQGDHASDYHFSSLLLPPLGARGHFQSHLRKYIISPYDSTYRWWETFLIALVAYCAWVYPFQIGFIDVQRWGKLCIAGTVVDAFFAIDIVLTFFVAYIDENSQIIIDNPKHIALRYISTWFIFDICSTIPFEALSYLFIGKIGSGLAYSLLNMLRLWRLRRVKALFTRLEKDIRFNYFWVRCARLICVTLFAVHCAGCFYYLLADRYPNPNKTWIGSVIPDFRKKSFFVRYISAIYWSITTLTTVGYGDLHAVNSREMIFDIFYMLFNLGLTAYLIGNMTNLVVEGSSRTMHFRNRIQAASNFADRNHLPPMLRDHILSYMCLKFRTDSLRQQEIIEELPKAIRTNIAQYLFLPTVESVYLFRGISPELLLKLVTEMKPEYFPPKEDIVLQNDAPSDIYILVSGKVDEITSRNGNEEVIGSLREGEIFGELGVLCNTSQPYTVRTEKLSQLLRLNRNVLLDTIQNKPNDGRIILKNFLQHLKDSRDPSFEGLIIEMENMFSHENVDMPSNLCFLSSRGHSQLMEELLNMGMDPNVGDSKGRTPLHIAAARGSRQCAFLLSKFGADVNKKDEYGNTPLWEAIAGKHRSVARLLYENGARFDPDDAVNFLCLATERKDLDVVMELLNYGADINATKHEGLTALHVAIEKECPETVNFLLQNGADIDKPDSKGRTPRALIQSHEQLFAALKDLSQTSELDHRIQILDTHIRSSRSQGEEDHHDCKVYSPTGLYRPSFRSSISNNAQFTRSSSSYDTYDATGTELREVGTCRLRPRGGLKFTPLRVVIHHHHPTNHNLPFTKTGKLVALPNSLEELLRVAGMKFGYCPTKVLNNDGAEIVDVDAIRDNDHLFLVEDD, encoded by the exons ATGAATGAGCTCGTTCTCTACTTG GAAAAAACTAGACTGAGACACACGTGGGGTATAACGGACTGCACTATTTTCTTAGCGAATGACTTCAAGTTGGCAGAAGAGATTATTGAGATGATACCCACAACTCATTGCATAAATTTTGGCTGTGACTGTCAATTTTACACAGAAAAAGAGCAGGGAGATCATGCCTCTGACTACCATTTTTCTAGTCTATTATTGCCTCCTCTCGGGGCAAGAGGCCACTTTCAGTCCCATTTAAGGAAATATATTATTTCTCCATATGACTCTACTTACAG GTGGTGGGAGACATTTTTGATTGCTTTGGTTGCATACTGTGCATGGGTATATCCATTTCAGATAGGATTTATCGATGTACAAAGATGGGGGAAACTTTGCATTGCTGGCACTGTTGTAGATGCATTTTTTGCCATTGATATTGTTCTCACCTTCTTTGTGGCATACATTGATGAGAATTCACAGATCATAATAGACAATCCAAAGCATATAGCACTCAG GTATATTTCCACATGGTTCATATTTGATATCTGTTCTACGATTCCATTTGAGGCCTTAAGCTACCTCTTTATAGGGAAGATTGGTTCTGGACTTGCATACAGCTTGCTTAACATGCTCCGCCTCTGGCGTTTGAGGAGAGTGAAAGCTCTTTTCACGAG GCTTGAGAAAGATATAAGGTTTAACTACTTTTGGGTTAGATGTGCAAGGCTAATCTGT GTGACACTTTTTGCCGTACACTGTGCTGGGTGTTTTTATTACTTGCTCGCAGATCGCTATCCTAATCCCAACAAGACATGGATAGGCTCTGTTATCCCTGACTTTAGGAAGAAAAGCTTCTTCGTACGCTACATATCCGCCATTTATTGGTCCATTACAACATTAACCACAGTTGGATATGGAGATCTCCATGCAGTGAATTCAAGGGAAATGATATTTGACATATTTTACATGCTATTCAATTTGGGCCTGACAGCATACTTAATTGGCAACATGACTAATCTGGTGGTGGAGGGTAGTAGCCGCACAATGCATTTT AGGAACAGAATCCAAGCAGCGTCAAACTTTGCAGATAGGAACCATCTCCCACCAATGCTTAGGGACCATATATTATCATATATGTGCCTGAAGTTCAGAACAGATAGCTTGAGACAGCAAGAAATTATAGAGGAACTTCCAAAGGCCATCAGAACAAACATTGCACAATACCTATTTCTACCAACAGTAGAATCTGTATATCTGTTCCGAGGCATTTCTCCAGAGTTGCTGCTCAAGTTG GTCACGGAGATGAAACCAGAATACTTCCCTCCAAAAGAGGACATTGTTCTTCAAAATGATGCACCTAGTGACATCTACATACTGGTATCAGGGAAAGTG gatgAAATTACTTCTAGGAATGGAAATGAAGAG GTCATAGGAAGTCTAAGAGAAGGAGAAATATTTGGAGAACTTGGGGTTCTCTGCAACACCTCACAACCCTATACTGTGAGAACAGAGAAGCTCTCTCAACTTTTGCGATTGAATCGAAATGTATTGTTGGACACAATCCAAAACAAGCCAAATGATGGCAGGATAATTTTGAAGAACTTTCTTCAG CACTTAAAGGATTCAAGAGATCCAAGTTTTGAAGGCCTTATAATTGAAATGGAAAATATGTTTTCGCATGAAAATGTGGACATGCCTTCAAACCTCTGTTTTCTTTCTTCTAGAGGACACAGTCAACTAATGGAAGAGTTACTGAATATGGGGATGGATCCAAATGTAGGAGATTCTAAAGGACGTACACCACTG CATATAGCTGCTGCCAGAGGTTCCAGACAGTGTGCGTTTCTCCTATCGAAGTTTGGAGCAGATGTTAACAAAAAAG ATGAATATGGGAATACTCCTCTATGGGAGGCAATTGCAGGGAAGCACAGATCTGTTGCTAGACTACTATACGAAAATGGTGCAAGATTCGATCCAGACGATGCAGTAAACTTTTTGTGCTTGGCAACTGAGAGAAAAGATCTTGATGTAGTCATGGAGTTGCTGAACTATGGAGCAGACATTAATGCTACTAAACATGAGGGCTTGACAGCTCTCCATGTAGCCATAGAAAAGGAATGTCCTGAAACAGTGAATTTCCTCCTTCAGAATGGTGCAGACATTGACAAACCTGACTCAAAAGGTCGAACTCCAAGAGCCCTGATACAAAGTCACGAACAACTCTTTGCGGCACTTAAGGATCTATCTCAGACTTCTGAATTGGATCACAGGATTCAAATCCTAGATACACATATAAGAAGTAGCAGGTCTCAAGGAGAGGAGGACCACCATGATTGCAAGGTCTATTCTCCAACAGGACTTTACAGACCAAGTTTCAGGTCATCCATATCTAACAATGCACAGTTCACTAGATCAAGTAGCAGTTATGACACTTATGATGCCACAGGAACAGAGCTTAGAGAAGTGGGTACGTGCAGACTAAGACCAAGAGGAGGTTTAAAGTTTACTCCTCTCAGAGTGGTGATCCACCATCACCATCCCACCAATCATAACTTACCTTTCACAAAGACAGGAAAGTTAGTTGCCCTACCCAACTCACTGGAAGAACTCCTAAGGGTGGCAG GGATGAAGTTTGGTTATTGTCCAACCAAAGTGTTGAACAATGATGGTGCTGAGATAGTTGATGTGGATGCCATAAGAGACAATGACCATCTCTTTCTTGTGGAGGATGACTAG
- the LOC131054712 gene encoding potassium channel KAT3 isoform X3, which produces MIPTTHCINFGCDCQFYTEKEQGDHASDYHFSSLLLPPLGARGHFQSHLRKYIISPYDSTYRWWETFLIALVAYCAWVYPFQIGFIDVQRWGKLCIAGTVVDAFFAIDIVLTFFVAYIDENSQIIIDNPKHIALRYISTWFIFDICSTIPFEALSYLFIGKIGSGLAYSLLNMLRLWRLRRVKALFTRLEKDIRFNYFWVRCARLICVTLFAVHCAGCFYYLLADRYPNPNKTWIGSVIPDFRKKSFFVRYISAIYWSITTLTTVGYGDLHAVNSREMIFDIFYMLFNLGLTAYLIGNMTNLVVEGSSRTMHFRNRIQAASNFADRNHLPPMLRDHILSYMCLKFRTDSLRQQEIIEELPKAIRTNIAQYLFLPTVESVYLFRGISPELLLKLVTEMKPEYFPPKEDIVLQNDAPSDIYILVSGKVDEITSRNGNEEVIGSLREGEIFGELGVLCNTSQPYTVRTEKLSQLLRLNRNVLLDTIQNKPNDGRIILKNFLQHLKDSRDPSFEGLIIEMENMFSHENVDMPSNLCFLSSRGHSQLMEELLNMGMDPNVGDSKGRTPLHIAAARGSRQCAFLLSKFGADVNKKDEYGNTPLWEAIAGKHRSVARLLYENGARFDPDDAVNFLCLATERKDLDVVMELLNYGADINATKHEGLTALHVAIEKECPETVNFLLQNGADIDKPDSKGRTPRALIQSHEQLFAALKDLSQTSELDHRIQILDTHIRSSRSQGEEDHHDCKVYSPTGLYRPSFRSSISNNAQFTRSSSSYDTYDATGTELREVGTCRLRPRGGLKFTPLRVVIHHHHPTNHNLPFTKTGKLVALPNSLEELLRVAGMKFGYCPTKVLNNDGAEIVDVDAIRDNDHLFLVEDD; this is translated from the exons ATGATACCCACAACTCATTGCATAAATTTTGGCTGTGACTGTCAATTTTACACAGAAAAAGAGCAGGGAGATCATGCCTCTGACTACCATTTTTCTAGTCTATTATTGCCTCCTCTCGGGGCAAGAGGCCACTTTCAGTCCCATTTAAGGAAATATATTATTTCTCCATATGACTCTACTTACAG GTGGTGGGAGACATTTTTGATTGCTTTGGTTGCATACTGTGCATGGGTATATCCATTTCAGATAGGATTTATCGATGTACAAAGATGGGGGAAACTTTGCATTGCTGGCACTGTTGTAGATGCATTTTTTGCCATTGATATTGTTCTCACCTTCTTTGTGGCATACATTGATGAGAATTCACAGATCATAATAGACAATCCAAAGCATATAGCACTCAG GTATATTTCCACATGGTTCATATTTGATATCTGTTCTACGATTCCATTTGAGGCCTTAAGCTACCTCTTTATAGGGAAGATTGGTTCTGGACTTGCATACAGCTTGCTTAACATGCTCCGCCTCTGGCGTTTGAGGAGAGTGAAAGCTCTTTTCACGAG GCTTGAGAAAGATATAAGGTTTAACTACTTTTGGGTTAGATGTGCAAGGCTAATCTGT GTGACACTTTTTGCCGTACACTGTGCTGGGTGTTTTTATTACTTGCTCGCAGATCGCTATCCTAATCCCAACAAGACATGGATAGGCTCTGTTATCCCTGACTTTAGGAAGAAAAGCTTCTTCGTACGCTACATATCCGCCATTTATTGGTCCATTACAACATTAACCACAGTTGGATATGGAGATCTCCATGCAGTGAATTCAAGGGAAATGATATTTGACATATTTTACATGCTATTCAATTTGGGCCTGACAGCATACTTAATTGGCAACATGACTAATCTGGTGGTGGAGGGTAGTAGCCGCACAATGCATTTT AGGAACAGAATCCAAGCAGCGTCAAACTTTGCAGATAGGAACCATCTCCCACCAATGCTTAGGGACCATATATTATCATATATGTGCCTGAAGTTCAGAACAGATAGCTTGAGACAGCAAGAAATTATAGAGGAACTTCCAAAGGCCATCAGAACAAACATTGCACAATACCTATTTCTACCAACAGTAGAATCTGTATATCTGTTCCGAGGCATTTCTCCAGAGTTGCTGCTCAAGTTG GTCACGGAGATGAAACCAGAATACTTCCCTCCAAAAGAGGACATTGTTCTTCAAAATGATGCACCTAGTGACATCTACATACTGGTATCAGGGAAAGTG gatgAAATTACTTCTAGGAATGGAAATGAAGAG GTCATAGGAAGTCTAAGAGAAGGAGAAATATTTGGAGAACTTGGGGTTCTCTGCAACACCTCACAACCCTATACTGTGAGAACAGAGAAGCTCTCTCAACTTTTGCGATTGAATCGAAATGTATTGTTGGACACAATCCAAAACAAGCCAAATGATGGCAGGATAATTTTGAAGAACTTTCTTCAG CACTTAAAGGATTCAAGAGATCCAAGTTTTGAAGGCCTTATAATTGAAATGGAAAATATGTTTTCGCATGAAAATGTGGACATGCCTTCAAACCTCTGTTTTCTTTCTTCTAGAGGACACAGTCAACTAATGGAAGAGTTACTGAATATGGGGATGGATCCAAATGTAGGAGATTCTAAAGGACGTACACCACTG CATATAGCTGCTGCCAGAGGTTCCAGACAGTGTGCGTTTCTCCTATCGAAGTTTGGAGCAGATGTTAACAAAAAAG ATGAATATGGGAATACTCCTCTATGGGAGGCAATTGCAGGGAAGCACAGATCTGTTGCTAGACTACTATACGAAAATGGTGCAAGATTCGATCCAGACGATGCAGTAAACTTTTTGTGCTTGGCAACTGAGAGAAAAGATCTTGATGTAGTCATGGAGTTGCTGAACTATGGAGCAGACATTAATGCTACTAAACATGAGGGCTTGACAGCTCTCCATGTAGCCATAGAAAAGGAATGTCCTGAAACAGTGAATTTCCTCCTTCAGAATGGTGCAGACATTGACAAACCTGACTCAAAAGGTCGAACTCCAAGAGCCCTGATACAAAGTCACGAACAACTCTTTGCGGCACTTAAGGATCTATCTCAGACTTCTGAATTGGATCACAGGATTCAAATCCTAGATACACATATAAGAAGTAGCAGGTCTCAAGGAGAGGAGGACCACCATGATTGCAAGGTCTATTCTCCAACAGGACTTTACAGACCAAGTTTCAGGTCATCCATATCTAACAATGCACAGTTCACTAGATCAAGTAGCAGTTATGACACTTATGATGCCACAGGAACAGAGCTTAGAGAAGTGGGTACGTGCAGACTAAGACCAAGAGGAGGTTTAAAGTTTACTCCTCTCAGAGTGGTGATCCACCATCACCATCCCACCAATCATAACTTACCTTTCACAAAGACAGGAAAGTTAGTTGCCCTACCCAACTCACTGGAAGAACTCCTAAGGGTGGCAG GGATGAAGTTTGGTTATTGTCCAACCAAAGTGTTGAACAATGATGGTGCTGAGATAGTTGATGTGGATGCCATAAGAGACAATGACCATCTCTTTCTTGTGGAGGATGACTAG
- the LOC131054712 gene encoding potassium channel KAT3 isoform X2: MNELVLYLEKTRLRHTWGITDCTIFLANDFKLAEEIIEMIPTTHCINFGCDCQFYTEKEQGDHASDYHFSSLLLPPLGARGHFQSHLRKYIISPYDSTYRWWETFLIALVAYCAWVYPFQIGFIDVQRWGKLCIAGTVVDAFFAIDIVLTFFVAYIDENSQIIIDNPKHIALRYISTWFIFDICSTIPFEALSYLFIGKIGSGLAYSLLNMLRLWRLRRVKALFTRLEKDIRFNYFWVRCARLICVTLFAVHCAGCFYYLLADRYPNPNKTWIGSVIPDFRKKSFFVRYISAIYWSITTLTTVGYGDLHAVNSREMIFDIFYMLFNLGLTAYLIGNMTNLVVEGSSRTMHFRNRIQAASNFADRNHLPPMLRDHILSYMCLKFRTDSLRQQEIIEELPKAIRTNIAQYLFLPTVESVYLFRGISPELLLKLVTEMKPEYFPPKEDIVLQNDAPSDIYILVSGKVDEITSRNGNEEVIGSLREGEIFGELGVLCNTSQPYTVRTEKLSQLLRLNRNVLLDTIQNKPNDGRIILKNFLQHLKDSRDPSFEGLIIEMENMFSHENVDMPSNLCFLSSRGHSQLMEELLNMGMDPNVGDSKGRTPLHIAAARGSRQCAFLLSKFGADVNKKDEYGNTPLWEAIAGKHRSVARLLYENGARFDPDDAVNFLCLATERKDLDVVMELLNYGADINATKHEGLTALHVAIEKECPETVNFLLQNGADIDKPDSKGRTPRALIQSHEQLFAALKDLSQTSELDHRIQILDTHIRSSRSQGEEDHHDCKVYSPTGLYRPSFRSSISNNAQFTRSSSSYDTYDATGTELREVGTCRLRPRGGLKFTPLRVVIHHHHPTNHNLPFTKTGKLVALPNSLEELLRVADVCRDEVWLLSNQSVEQ; this comes from the exons ATGAATGAGCTCGTTCTCTACTTG GAAAAAACTAGACTGAGACACACGTGGGGTATAACGGACTGCACTATTTTCTTAGCGAATGACTTCAAGTTGGCAGAAGAGATTATTGAGATGATACCCACAACTCATTGCATAAATTTTGGCTGTGACTGTCAATTTTACACAGAAAAAGAGCAGGGAGATCATGCCTCTGACTACCATTTTTCTAGTCTATTATTGCCTCCTCTCGGGGCAAGAGGCCACTTTCAGTCCCATTTAAGGAAATATATTATTTCTCCATATGACTCTACTTACAG GTGGTGGGAGACATTTTTGATTGCTTTGGTTGCATACTGTGCATGGGTATATCCATTTCAGATAGGATTTATCGATGTACAAAGATGGGGGAAACTTTGCATTGCTGGCACTGTTGTAGATGCATTTTTTGCCATTGATATTGTTCTCACCTTCTTTGTGGCATACATTGATGAGAATTCACAGATCATAATAGACAATCCAAAGCATATAGCACTCAG GTATATTTCCACATGGTTCATATTTGATATCTGTTCTACGATTCCATTTGAGGCCTTAAGCTACCTCTTTATAGGGAAGATTGGTTCTGGACTTGCATACAGCTTGCTTAACATGCTCCGCCTCTGGCGTTTGAGGAGAGTGAAAGCTCTTTTCACGAG GCTTGAGAAAGATATAAGGTTTAACTACTTTTGGGTTAGATGTGCAAGGCTAATCTGT GTGACACTTTTTGCCGTACACTGTGCTGGGTGTTTTTATTACTTGCTCGCAGATCGCTATCCTAATCCCAACAAGACATGGATAGGCTCTGTTATCCCTGACTTTAGGAAGAAAAGCTTCTTCGTACGCTACATATCCGCCATTTATTGGTCCATTACAACATTAACCACAGTTGGATATGGAGATCTCCATGCAGTGAATTCAAGGGAAATGATATTTGACATATTTTACATGCTATTCAATTTGGGCCTGACAGCATACTTAATTGGCAACATGACTAATCTGGTGGTGGAGGGTAGTAGCCGCACAATGCATTTT AGGAACAGAATCCAAGCAGCGTCAAACTTTGCAGATAGGAACCATCTCCCACCAATGCTTAGGGACCATATATTATCATATATGTGCCTGAAGTTCAGAACAGATAGCTTGAGACAGCAAGAAATTATAGAGGAACTTCCAAAGGCCATCAGAACAAACATTGCACAATACCTATTTCTACCAACAGTAGAATCTGTATATCTGTTCCGAGGCATTTCTCCAGAGTTGCTGCTCAAGTTG GTCACGGAGATGAAACCAGAATACTTCCCTCCAAAAGAGGACATTGTTCTTCAAAATGATGCACCTAGTGACATCTACATACTGGTATCAGGGAAAGTG gatgAAATTACTTCTAGGAATGGAAATGAAGAG GTCATAGGAAGTCTAAGAGAAGGAGAAATATTTGGAGAACTTGGGGTTCTCTGCAACACCTCACAACCCTATACTGTGAGAACAGAGAAGCTCTCTCAACTTTTGCGATTGAATCGAAATGTATTGTTGGACACAATCCAAAACAAGCCAAATGATGGCAGGATAATTTTGAAGAACTTTCTTCAG CACTTAAAGGATTCAAGAGATCCAAGTTTTGAAGGCCTTATAATTGAAATGGAAAATATGTTTTCGCATGAAAATGTGGACATGCCTTCAAACCTCTGTTTTCTTTCTTCTAGAGGACACAGTCAACTAATGGAAGAGTTACTGAATATGGGGATGGATCCAAATGTAGGAGATTCTAAAGGACGTACACCACTG CATATAGCTGCTGCCAGAGGTTCCAGACAGTGTGCGTTTCTCCTATCGAAGTTTGGAGCAGATGTTAACAAAAAAG ATGAATATGGGAATACTCCTCTATGGGAGGCAATTGCAGGGAAGCACAGATCTGTTGCTAGACTACTATACGAAAATGGTGCAAGATTCGATCCAGACGATGCAGTAAACTTTTTGTGCTTGGCAACTGAGAGAAAAGATCTTGATGTAGTCATGGAGTTGCTGAACTATGGAGCAGACATTAATGCTACTAAACATGAGGGCTTGACAGCTCTCCATGTAGCCATAGAAAAGGAATGTCCTGAAACAGTGAATTTCCTCCTTCAGAATGGTGCAGACATTGACAAACCTGACTCAAAAGGTCGAACTCCAAGAGCCCTGATACAAAGTCACGAACAACTCTTTGCGGCACTTAAGGATCTATCTCAGACTTCTGAATTGGATCACAGGATTCAAATCCTAGATACACATATAAGAAGTAGCAGGTCTCAAGGAGAGGAGGACCACCATGATTGCAAGGTCTATTCTCCAACAGGACTTTACAGACCAAGTTTCAGGTCATCCATATCTAACAATGCACAGTTCACTAGATCAAGTAGCAGTTATGACACTTATGATGCCACAGGAACAGAGCTTAGAGAAGTGGGTACGTGCAGACTAAGACCAAGAGGAGGTTTAAAGTTTACTCCTCTCAGAGTGGTGATCCACCATCACCATCCCACCAATCATAACTTACCTTTCACAAAGACAGGAAAGTTAGTTGCCCTACCCAACTCACTGGAAGAACTCCTAAGGGTGGCAG ATGTATGCAGGGATGAAGTTTGGTTATTGTCCAACCAAAGTGTTGAACAATGA